Proteins found in one Arthrobacter pascens genomic segment:
- a CDS encoding ABC transporter ATP-binding protein has translation MLSVQQLHVKGRRDDLLPPTSLQAKRGELLLVAGNRQDHRTALALTLSGRMKPAGGHVGWDTSPRTKFLRLASALVDSPGVNEPEQHLSVRDLVTEDLALIPRRYRGALLSEPWLKVNSFEDIADLWTEQLPPDRRMKLLTALALANPHTDLLVVDSPDRHSAQPSDWLPRLEQLADDGGRPLAVVATVAALPPSWRGPAAVIGNSVHSPNGAPALASDNELRLETEDAK, from the coding sequence TTGCTCTCCGTACAGCAGCTCCACGTGAAAGGACGGCGGGACGATCTTCTTCCGCCCACCTCACTGCAAGCCAAAAGAGGGGAACTGCTCCTGGTTGCCGGCAACCGGCAGGACCATCGGACAGCACTTGCCCTCACGCTCAGCGGCCGCATGAAACCTGCCGGCGGCCACGTGGGCTGGGACACCAGCCCACGGACGAAATTCCTCCGCCTTGCAAGCGCCCTGGTTGATTCCCCAGGCGTGAATGAACCCGAACAGCATCTGAGCGTTCGCGACCTTGTCACAGAGGACCTCGCCCTGATACCCCGCCGCTACCGGGGAGCACTGCTCAGCGAGCCGTGGCTCAAAGTCAACAGCTTCGAGGATATCGCGGATCTCTGGACTGAACAGCTTCCGCCGGACCGTCGCATGAAACTCCTCACAGCCCTGGCCCTGGCCAACCCGCACACCGACCTCCTGGTGGTGGACTCCCCGGACCGGCACAGCGCCCAGCCTTCGGACTGGCTCCCCCGCCTTGAGCAGTTGGCGGACGACGGCGGCCGGCCGCTCGCCGTCGTGGCCACCGTCGCTGCCCTCCCGCCGTCGTGGAGGGGACCGGCGGCGGTCATTGGCAACTCCGTCCACAGCCCCAACGGCGCGCCGGCGCTTGCCTCAGATAATGAACTCCGACTCGAAACCGAGGACGCCAAGTGA
- a CDS encoding alpha/beta hydrolase, whose amino-acid sequence MVDCMAASFIGVNELTVLDTTAAGPHGLVPIRWYQPVFESEATAPAPTMVWAHGGGFFAGGLDQPEAHDVARALGQRGIPVVTVDYRLAPLPGLRWAGRRGRRPRVLFPLPVEDLLTALRSVSSQSPGGVILGGASAGACLASAATLRALDAEPNPRGIVLAYGFFHSSHPRSREIQRRVRGHRRLTHSRWLLDAVNLNYAGSRPALADRFAFPGGQAGIW is encoded by the coding sequence ATGGTCGATTGCATGGCGGCGTCCTTCATTGGTGTGAATGAACTAACGGTTCTCGATACAACAGCGGCCGGGCCGCACGGTCTGGTCCCGATCCGTTGGTATCAACCGGTATTCGAGAGCGAAGCGACAGCACCAGCCCCGACGATGGTCTGGGCGCATGGCGGAGGCTTCTTTGCCGGCGGCCTTGACCAGCCTGAAGCTCACGACGTCGCCCGCGCACTTGGTCAACGAGGGATCCCTGTTGTCACGGTGGACTACCGCCTCGCGCCACTTCCCGGGCTACGTTGGGCTGGCAGGCGAGGAAGGCGGCCCCGGGTGCTGTTTCCTCTTCCGGTAGAAGACTTGCTGACCGCCCTTCGAAGTGTGAGCAGTCAGTCCCCTGGAGGGGTGATCCTCGGTGGGGCAAGCGCCGGGGCGTGCCTGGCCTCCGCAGCGACGCTCCGTGCCCTGGACGCGGAGCCAAACCCGCGGGGCATTGTTCTTGCGTACGGCTTCTTCCACTCGTCGCACCCCCGGTCGCGCGAGATCCAACGGCGAGTGCGTGGCCACCGCCGGCTGACACATTCCCGATGGCTTCTGGACGCTGTGAACCTCAACTATGCGGGCTCACGGCCCGCGCTTGCTGACCGTTTCGCCTTCCCCGGAGGTCAGGCGGGCATCTGGTGA